The DNA region GCTCACCCTCAAGGTCGCCAGCCTCGCGACGCTGATCGCCTTTCTGGTCGGCGTCGCCCTGGCGCTGCTCTTCGCGCGCGTGCGCTTCGCCGGGCGCGACTGGCTCGACGCCGTGCTGACGCTGCCGATGGTGCTGCCGCCGACCGTTCTCGGTTACTACCTCATCGTCCTGCTCGGTCGGCGCTCCGTGCTCGGCCAGTGGCTCGAACGCACTTTCGATTTCACCTTCATCTTCACGTGGCAGGGCGCAGTCATCGCATCGTCCGTGGTCGCGCTCCCGCTCGTATTCAAGTCTGCCCGCGCAGCCTTCGAAGACGTCGAGCCGAACATCGAGAAGGCCGCCCGCGTGCTGGGTTCGAGAGAATCGAAAGTGTTCCTGCGCGTGACGCTGCCGCTTGCCATGCGCGGCATCCTGGCTGGGACGATGCTCGCCTTCGCCCGTGCGATGGGTGAGTTCGGCGCCACCCTCATGATCGCCGGCAATATCCCCGGGCGCACACAAACGCTGTCGATGGCGGTGTACGATGCTGTGCAGGCGGGAAACGACAGCCTCGCGAACCTGCTGGTGCTGGTGATCTCGGTCACCTGCATCGTCATCCTGGTCAGTTCCGGCAAACTGCTCACGCCGAGGTATTGAGACGTTGAAGCTCGCGGTCGACATC from Betaproteobacteria bacterium includes:
- the modB gene encoding molybdate ABC transporter permease subunit, which codes for MPADVDLAPLWLTLKVASLATLIAFLVGVALALLFARVRFAGRDWLDAVLTLPMVLPPTVLGYYLIVLLGRRSVLGQWLERTFDFTFIFTWQGAVIASSVVALPLVFKSARAAFEDVEPNIEKAARVLGSRESKVFLRVTLPLAMRGILAGTMLAFARAMGEFGATLMIAGNIPGRTQTLSMAVYDAVQAGNDSLANLLVLVISVTCIVILVSSGKLLTPRY